The proteins below are encoded in one region of Holophagaceae bacterium:
- a CDS encoding LysM peptidoglycan-binding domain-containing protein has translation MVLHKWLRPLAVAPWLTVLTLGLAAQDAPKPEAPAATPAPAQEAPQTGAVKVAEHQSRWSYPKEINVPEGQRLHIVQKGDTFWGLAGRYLGNARAWPQIWELNQWVKDSHWIYPGDPLLVDGSKKPISTAGKADVPPEVQDVAPGTPPPRETPEVAAPQDVAQLPPDRRRIESHHRDELGFGFQDFIQMPYLAPKGSDALFRELGALRITGTKHPERNTLGDGETVYLNGGQDKGLKAGDRFLILQVRAKQLFHPTDLQRRHPLGDVVQQVGVLRVTIALPKGSVAILERCMDGVLIGDRVAPYMEPANIPVKLRTDLTEPMPIKDLGMVVYARDNHGLTAQGELIIIDKGSADGLQAGDMMVALRKKTFPVTESRTTRDAVTETTNYVLGQVLVVRVGETTSTCRIVRSSEEIVIGDLVTR, from the coding sequence ATGGTTTTACACAAGTGGCTGCGCCCCCTTGCCGTAGCGCCTTGGCTGACGGTGTTAACCCTCGGTCTTGCCGCCCAAGATGCCCCCAAACCCGAGGCCCCGGCCGCCACGCCAGCCCCTGCCCAGGAAGCCCCCCAGACAGGTGCGGTAAAAGTGGCCGAACATCAATCCAGGTGGAGTTATCCCAAAGAAATCAACGTTCCCGAAGGCCAGCGTCTGCACATCGTGCAGAAGGGCGACACCTTCTGGGGGCTCGCCGGGCGTTATTTGGGCAATGCCCGCGCCTGGCCGCAAATCTGGGAATTGAATCAATGGGTGAAGGACTCGCATTGGATCTATCCCGGCGATCCGCTGCTCGTGGATGGCTCCAAGAAGCCCATCAGCACGGCCGGTAAAGCGGATGTGCCCCCCGAGGTGCAGGATGTGGCCCCGGGCACGCCGCCGCCGCGCGAGACGCCTGAAGTCGCCGCGCCCCAGGACGTGGCCCAACTGCCTCCGGATCGGCGCAGGATCGAGAGCCATCACCGGGATGAACTGGGATTTGGTTTCCAGGATTTCATCCAGATGCCCTACCTGGCGCCGAAAGGCTCCGATGCCCTGTTCCGCGAATTGGGCGCGCTCCGCATCACGGGCACGAAACATCCGGAACGCAACACCCTGGGGGACGGTGAAACCGTCTACTTGAATGGTGGACAGGACAAGGGCCTCAAGGCCGGGGATCGCTTCCTGATCCTGCAGGTGCGGGCCAAGCAGTTGTTCCATCCCACCGATCTCCAGCGCCGCCACCCCCTTGGCGACGTGGTCCAGCAGGTCGGGGTGCTTCGCGTGACGATCGCATTGCCCAAGGGATCTGTCGCTATCCTGGAGCGCTGCATGGATGGCGTCCTGATCGGGGATCGGGTGGCCCCCTACATGGAACCCGCGAATATCCCAGTGAAACTCCGTACGGATCTCACCGAACCCATGCCGATCAAGGACCTGGGCATGGTTGTTTATGCCCGCGACAACCATGGCCTTACGGCCCAGGGCGAATTGATCATCATCGACAAAGGCAGCGCCGATGGCCTTCAAGCCGGCGACATGATGGTCGCCCTCCGGAAGAAGACCTTCCCGGTGACCGAATCCCGCACCACCCGGGACGCCGTGACGGAAACCACCAACTATGTGCTGGGGCAGGTGCTGGTGGTACGGGTGGGAGAGACCACTTCCACGTGCCGCATCGTCCGGTCCTCGGAGGAAATCGTCATCGGCGATCTCGTCACGCGCTGA
- a CDS encoding methyltransferase: protein MSEATYKGWARPGPLPPGGVAIEPGETLDYLCGHFRMFQYEKGHRFSVDDLLTGWFGTRWCPRPERIADLGSGIGSVGMVAAWRCPGATIHTVEAQEISIRLARKSARYNGLEDRYHIHLGDLREDALLEFAPFDLVLGSPPYWPVGTRVQADHPQAVPARLEVRGDIGDYAKAAVKLLAPGGVFACVFPLDQVQRAEAAYQEAGMTLLHRQDVIFKQGDPYGVGLFAGSRAADLPEGLRGHPELPGFEAPLIIRRADGSVHPSIARFRLGCGFPPGLIQ, encoded by the coding sequence ATGAGTGAAGCGACCTACAAGGGCTGGGCGCGGCCAGGTCCCCTGCCGCCGGGCGGCGTGGCTATCGAACCCGGCGAAACGCTGGATTACCTTTGCGGGCATTTCCGCATGTTCCAGTACGAGAAGGGGCACCGCTTTTCCGTGGATGATCTGCTGACGGGCTGGTTCGGAACGAGATGGTGCCCAAGGCCCGAGCGCATCGCGGACCTGGGTTCGGGCATCGGCAGCGTGGGCATGGTGGCGGCCTGGCGCTGCCCTGGCGCCACGATCCACACCGTGGAAGCCCAGGAGATCAGCATCCGCCTCGCGCGCAAAAGCGCGCGCTACAACGGGCTGGAAGACCGCTACCACATCCACCTGGGCGATCTTCGGGAGGATGCGCTGCTGGAATTCGCCCCCTTCGATCTCGTGCTGGGATCACCGCCCTACTGGCCCGTGGGCACGCGCGTGCAGGCGGACCATCCGCAGGCCGTGCCCGCGCGCCTGGAGGTGCGCGGCGACATCGGCGATTACGCGAAAGCCGCGGTGAAGCTGCTGGCGCCGGGCGGCGTCTTCGCCTGCGTGTTTCCGCTGGACCAGGTCCAGCGCGCCGAAGCCGCCTACCAGGAAGCGGGCATGACGCTGCTGCACCGGCAGGATGTGATCTTCAAGCAGGGCGATCCCTACGGCGTCGGCCTTTTCGCCGGAAGCCGCGCGGCGGATCTGCCGGAGGGCCTGCGCGGCCATCCCGAGCTGCCCGGATTCGAAGCGCCGCTCATCATCCGCCGCGCCGATGGCAGCGTCCACCCCAGCATCGCCCGGTTCCGCCTGGGCTGCGGCTTTCCGCCAGGGCTCATTCAATAG
- a CDS encoding L,D-transpeptidase, producing the protein MEFHQTFPEGPPAQALSHFQGRNPLRLLCLCLVLVLASCDRRRSEKPIPAPAPSSHAPVKPKAGPRFRSYRITTTKELLKLRDSMGAQRFDEALKLNRIDLRHAREGDNLVLPESAEDWLALAPFPSTWKALEDQPKLITVSLRLQAWAAYEAGRMVRWGPVSSGRKASPTFTGLYHTNWCQKERRSTFNDEWQLKWYINLHNWNGISFHQYELPGYPDSHACLRLAADDSEWIYRWCQSWILAPDERTVLREGTPVVVFGDYAWGAPGPWKRIMDEPEAGGLKPEELAQAFRIFQGKVAPLQAIE; encoded by the coding sequence ATGGAATTCCACCAGACCTTCCCTGAAGGTCCACCCGCCCAGGCTCTGAGCCATTTTCAGGGCCGGAATCCGCTCCGGCTGCTTTGCCTGTGCCTTGTCCTGGTCCTCGCTTCCTGCGACCGGCGGCGATCCGAAAAACCTATTCCGGCCCCGGCCCCATCCAGTCACGCACCTGTTAAGCCGAAGGCTGGCCCACGTTTCCGCAGCTACCGGATCACCACGACGAAGGAACTGCTGAAACTCCGGGATTCCATGGGGGCGCAACGGTTCGATGAAGCGCTGAAGCTCAACCGCATCGACCTCCGCCACGCAAGGGAAGGGGACAACCTGGTGCTGCCTGAGTCAGCCGAAGATTGGCTCGCCCTCGCGCCCTTTCCCTCCACCTGGAAAGCGCTGGAGGACCAGCCCAAGCTGATCACGGTCTCCCTGCGCCTCCAGGCCTGGGCTGCCTACGAAGCGGGCCGGATGGTCCGCTGGGGGCCCGTGTCCTCGGGGCGCAAAGCCAGCCCCACGTTCACCGGCCTCTACCACACCAACTGGTGCCAGAAGGAACGCCGCAGCACCTTCAACGATGAGTGGCAGTTGAAGTGGTACATCAACCTGCACAACTGGAACGGGATCTCCTTCCACCAGTACGAGCTGCCCGGCTACCCCGACAGCCACGCCTGCCTGCGCCTGGCCGCCGATGACAGCGAGTGGATCTACCGCTGGTGCCAGTCCTGGATCCTGGCGCCGGACGAACGCACGGTGCTTCGCGAAGGCACGCCCGTGGTGGTGTTCGGCGATTACGCCTGGGGCGCGCCGGGCCCCTGGAAACGGATCATGGATGAACCAGAGGCCGGTGGCTTGAAGCCAGAGGAACTCGCTCAAGCCTTCAGGATTTTCCAGGGCAAGGTGGCGCCCCTTCAAGCTATTGAATGA
- a CDS encoding Smr/MutS family protein, translating into MKSPAIEASGSDFNQAIGDLKGLRPFAGNPVISAPVRPADPVPAVADPPLPQESQTRSPAAQPPLEEPQPPAPKPGDGDPGNAFVAPEEPHPRSAPILIHLAAGMAIEVDGTLDLRRHSLNDAKERLKERIRDGLALRWRTLLVMLGPNEALKQGFLAFLTTPQAQFISRYAQAPIPMGGAQAWILYLSQASDPPHKPLRPNNPDLDNGGSA; encoded by the coding sequence ATGAAATCCCCCGCCATCGAGGCATCGGGCAGCGATTTCAACCAGGCCATCGGAGACCTGAAGGGCCTGCGTCCTTTTGCCGGAAATCCGGTGATTTCGGCCCCGGTTCGGCCCGCGGATCCGGTGCCGGCCGTGGCGGACCCGCCCCTGCCTCAGGAGAGCCAGACTCGCTCCCCGGCAGCCCAGCCACCCCTCGAAGAACCCCAGCCGCCTGCTCCCAAACCTGGGGATGGCGATCCCGGCAACGCCTTTGTGGCCCCGGAGGAGCCCCACCCCCGGTCGGCCCCGATCCTCATCCATCTCGCCGCCGGCATGGCCATCGAGGTGGACGGGACGCTGGATCTCCGGCGGCACAGCCTGAACGATGCGAAAGAACGGCTCAAGGAGCGCATCCGCGACGGTCTGGCCCTGCGCTGGCGGACCCTGCTGGTGATGCTCGGGCCCAACGAGGCGCTCAAACAAGGGTTCCTGGCTTTCCTGACCACTCCCCAGGCCCAATTCATCAGCCGCTATGCCCAGGCCCCGATCCCCATGGGTGGAGCCCAGGCCTGGATCCTCTATTTGAGCCAGGCTTCCGACCCTCCGCATAAGCCATTGCGACCAAACAACCCGGACCTTGATAATGGCGGATCGGCCTAA
- the ybeY gene encoding rRNA maturation RNase YbeY, with the protein MEGSTIPFKIDWSSKSKFRGPGEQSLGLLLRKLRDRLASKAQGISISYVDDRHMRRLNREHRGINLTTDVLSFPAEPEAGAYPHLGDLVICLPVAEKMARKLGVSRRREVETLVIHGFLHLCGHDHEKDKGEMLALQAQLEREFLEVEPLPMSLKRGRKPGSKVKVLKDGTRVVVTGRAAGALKRMVKPRKAKAQKVKAKQADPSKPKRGPGRPRKDPSLSAAPAPLRKAARRKRAPKPRSGVIS; encoded by the coding sequence ATGGAAGGAAGCACGATACCTTTCAAGATTGACTGGTCCAGTAAAAGTAAATTCCGCGGCCCCGGCGAACAATCTTTAGGTCTCCTCCTGCGCAAGTTGAGGGACCGCTTGGCATCGAAAGCTCAAGGCATTTCCATAAGTTACGTGGATGACCGCCACATGCGTAGGCTCAATAGGGAGCATCGTGGAATCAATCTCACAACTGATGTATTAAGCTTTCCGGCCGAACCGGAAGCCGGAGCTTATCCCCATCTGGGAGACCTCGTTATCTGTTTACCCGTGGCGGAAAAGATGGCCCGGAAGCTCGGGGTTTCACGGCGTCGGGAAGTCGAGACGCTCGTGATCCATGGTTTTCTCCACTTGTGCGGCCACGACCATGAAAAGGACAAAGGGGAAATGCTCGCCCTGCAGGCCCAACTGGAGCGGGAATTCCTGGAGGTGGAGCCGCTTCCCATGAGCCTGAAGCGTGGGCGGAAACCGGGCAGCAAAGTCAAGGTCCTGAAGGATGGCACCCGGGTGGTGGTCACTGGCCGGGCCGCCGGCGCGCTCAAGCGCATGGTCAAACCCAGGAAGGCCAAGGCGCAAAAGGTGAAGGCCAAGCAGGCCGATCCCTCCAAACCGAAGCGCGGGCCGGGACGGCCCCGCAAGGATCCCAGCCTGAGCGCGGCGCCGGCGCCCCTGCGCAAGGCCGCGCGCCGCAAACGCGCGCCTAAACCGAGGAGCGGCGTGATTTCCTGA
- a CDS encoding class I SAM-dependent methyltransferase → MGPNLPVELLPKIQVYLDLLDRWNQTYALTSLAPADRMEELILDSAALFPLAMQLPPGTRVVDFGSGMGIPAVPLALFRPDLDIRAMDKARKKMAFLRQVVMELDLENLTVLEGRAEEIPPQEAGAGTAKAAGSPTLLAAWWLRHGQKGAPLWALKGPTVESEPIPEGWAYTLHPYRLPSRGQRQILEMYMP, encoded by the coding sequence ATGGGTCCCAATCTGCCGGTAGAACTGCTCCCGAAGATCCAGGTCTACCTGGATCTGCTGGACCGTTGGAATCAAACCTACGCGCTGACCTCCCTGGCGCCGGCAGATCGGATGGAGGAGCTGATCCTGGATTCAGCGGCGCTCTTTCCGCTGGCGATGCAATTGCCGCCAGGCACCCGCGTGGTGGATTTCGGGTCCGGGATGGGGATACCGGCGGTGCCCTTGGCTCTTTTCCGTCCGGACCTGGACATCCGTGCCATGGACAAGGCCAGGAAAAAAATGGCTTTCCTTCGTCAAGTCGTGATGGAACTGGACCTGGAGAATCTAACGGTGCTGGAGGGCCGGGCCGAGGAGATCCCGCCCCAGGAAGCAGGGGCGGGCACGGCCAAGGCCGCGGGCTCACCAACCCTGTTGGCGGCCTGGTGGCTGCGGCATGGGCAGAAGGGCGCCCCGCTTTGGGCCCTGAAGGGTCCCACCGTGGAATCAGAGCCCATCCCGGAAGGCTGGGCCTACACCCTGCATCCCTACCGGCTTCCTTCCAGGGGACAAAGGCAGATCCTGGAAATGTACATGCCCTGA
- a CDS encoding tetratricopeptide repeat protein, translated as MQSLIPAAAEGKRRYSEGLGLLDRGCCVEAVQTLSRASELLKDDADVWAHLGVALVGIDQSLRARSCLERSLALSPGRPFVWNKLGVLLLHAGEIDGALNAFQRALALHPELMPARQNTALALFALGREREAEALLPASSGRFVLQGQALKEAGDLEGATEAFRQAISRLEKEGFPAPETTRKAFTQDRARRALLAAKARLDAAGMAFCLLAGTLLGVVRDGDLLPNDKDLDLGMAWDVDRSHLVETLCAGGEFTVPWVQGSLPSDRPWYRSFTHVDSDFSLDVFFLKREGESLLCGSDNRPLPILCRLKAFDLRDWCWGGQDWKVPDPPEQYLAEIYGPGWRVPDAHYDTILSNPARTPESIPEVLCMSYFRLFEALAEGRAARARALIGQIRLRKEDPFLMDLQARLDTRLDTRLDTRFDTRFDTRAHGVQTPGQSQ; from the coding sequence ATGCAGTCCTTGATTCCCGCCGCGGCGGAGGGGAAGCGGAGGTATTCGGAGGGCCTGGGCCTGCTGGACCGCGGGTGCTGCGTGGAGGCCGTGCAGACCCTGTCCCGGGCCTCAGAACTGCTGAAAGACGATGCCGATGTCTGGGCCCACCTGGGCGTGGCGCTGGTGGGGATCGACCAGAGCCTGAGGGCCCGGTCCTGCCTCGAACGCAGCCTGGCCCTGTCACCCGGCCGGCCCTTTGTCTGGAACAAGCTGGGCGTGCTTCTGCTCCACGCCGGGGAAATAGACGGCGCGTTGAACGCCTTCCAGCGGGCCCTGGCGCTTCATCCAGAGTTGATGCCGGCCCGGCAAAATACCGCCTTGGCGCTCTTTGCCCTCGGGCGGGAGCGGGAGGCCGAAGCCCTGCTCCCAGCCTCGTCCGGACGGTTTGTCCTTCAGGGCCAGGCCTTGAAGGAGGCGGGGGATCTGGAGGGGGCCACCGAAGCCTTCCGGCAGGCCATCAGCCGGTTGGAGAAGGAGGGTTTTCCAGCCCCGGAAACCACCCGGAAAGCCTTCACTCAGGATCGCGCCCGCAGGGCTTTGCTGGCCGCGAAAGCCCGGCTGGACGCCGCAGGCATGGCTTTCTGCCTGCTCGCGGGAACCCTGCTGGGAGTGGTCCGTGATGGCGATCTCCTGCCCAACGACAAGGACCTGGACCTGGGCATGGCCTGGGACGTGGACCGTTCGCATCTGGTCGAGACCCTTTGCGCCGGCGGCGAATTCACCGTGCCTTGGGTCCAGGGTTCCTTGCCTTCGGACCGCCCCTGGTATCGGAGCTTCACCCATGTGGATTCGGACTTCTCCCTGGATGTTTTTTTCTTGAAGAGAGAAGGGGAAAGCCTCCTTTGTGGATCGGACAACCGCCCTTTGCCCATTCTTTGCCGGCTGAAAGCCTTCGACCTGCGGGACTGGTGCTGGGGGGGGCAGGACTGGAAGGTCCCGGATCCGCCGGAGCAGTACCTGGCTGAAATTTACGGGCCTGGTTGGCGGGTTCCGGATGCCCACTACGATACGATCCTGTCCAATCCCGCGCGGACTCCGGAGTCCATCCCCGAGGTCCTCTGCATGAGCTATTTCAGGTTGTTCGAGGCCCTCGCCGAAGGCAGGGCCGCCCGGGCCAGAGCCTTGATCGGACAAATCCGCCTGCGCAAGGAAGACCCCTTCCTGATGGACCTCCAGGCGCGGCTCGATACGAGGCTCGATACGAGGCTCGATACGCGGTTCGATACGCGGTTCGATACGCGTGCCCACGGCGTTCAGACTCCCGGCCAGTCCCAATGA
- the pyrF gene encoding orotidine-5'-phosphate decarboxylase, translated as MQSSSRERLVVALDLPSAREALAMARRLEGKVGMLKVGLELFCAEGPAFVKELQAYAPIFLDLKFHDIPNTVRRALEAVLVLDPRLVNIHASGGAQMMESAVEAVRVHRAAGGRTELLAVTVLTSLDREALVRMGSLEDPGDLALHLAKLAKACGCDGVVCSAKEAGAVREACGESFHRLTPGIRPRGEQALDQARVMDPAQALRNGATWLVVGRPITQAKDPAAAALAILGEMEEAL; from the coding sequence ATGCAGAGTTCGAGCCGAGAGCGTTTGGTGGTGGCCTTGGATCTGCCATCAGCGCGGGAGGCGCTTGCGATGGCGCGGCGGCTGGAAGGCAAGGTGGGCATGCTCAAGGTGGGCCTGGAACTTTTCTGCGCCGAGGGCCCGGCCTTCGTGAAAGAGTTGCAGGCTTACGCGCCAATCTTTCTGGATCTGAAATTCCACGACATTCCCAACACCGTCCGGCGCGCCCTGGAGGCGGTGCTGGTGCTGGATCCGCGCCTGGTGAACATCCATGCTTCGGGGGGCGCCCAGATGATGGAGAGCGCTGTGGAAGCGGTGCGGGTCCACCGCGCCGCCGGAGGGCGGACGGAACTGCTGGCGGTGACGGTCCTCACGAGCCTGGACCGGGAGGCCCTGGTCCGGATGGGTTCCCTGGAGGACCCCGGGGACCTCGCGCTCCACCTGGCGAAACTAGCGAAGGCATGCGGCTGCGATGGCGTGGTCTGTTCAGCCAAGGAAGCCGGGGCCGTGAGGGAGGCCTGCGGTGAATCCTTCCACCGCCTGACGCCGGGCATCCGTCCCCGCGGTGAACAGGCCCTGGACCAGGCCCGGGTGATGGACCCCGCCCAGGCCCTGAGGAACGGCGCGACCTGGCTGGTGGTGGGCCGGCCGATCACCCAGGCGAAGGACCCGGCCGCGGCTGCCCTGGCGATCCTAGGGGAAATGGAGGAGGCCCTTTGA
- a CDS encoding sugar kinase: MSLLAVGSVAFDDLETPAGSRKNLLGGSATYFTLSASLFTSTQLVAVVGTDFSPSHRAVFEGRSIDLAGLEQTPGRSFRWKGSYGDELNEATTLDTQLNVFAEFHPQLPPSFRESPYLFLGNIEPSLQLDVVHQMVERPRWVALDTMNYWIRGSRKELAEVLKEVDILLVNEMEVRELTLEHNLLKAYRRVLSFGPKILVIKRGEYGSVLMTEDCVFSAPAYPLEDIQDPTGAGDTFAGGFLGKLAQLGRMDLPALKHAVLTGTVMASFTVEQFGTGRLETVQKKDLDDRSKAFSDMIRLDDL; the protein is encoded by the coding sequence ATGAGCCTGTTGGCTGTTGGAAGTGTTGCTTTTGATGATCTTGAAACTCCAGCGGGGAGCAGGAAAAACCTGCTGGGGGGATCCGCGACTTACTTCACCCTGAGCGCCAGCCTATTCACCTCGACGCAATTGGTGGCGGTGGTGGGAACGGATTTCTCGCCCAGCCACCGGGCGGTATTCGAAGGCCGTTCCATCGACTTGGCCGGGTTGGAACAGACGCCGGGCCGTAGTTTCCGCTGGAAGGGCTCCTATGGCGATGAATTGAATGAGGCTACGACCCTGGATACGCAACTCAACGTATTCGCTGAATTCCATCCCCAGTTGCCGCCGTCCTTCAGGGAATCCCCGTATCTGTTTCTTGGAAATATAGAACCCAGTCTTCAACTGGATGTGGTCCACCAGATGGTGGAACGGCCCCGGTGGGTGGCCCTCGACACCATGAATTATTGGATCCGGGGTTCCCGCAAGGAATTGGCGGAAGTCCTCAAAGAGGTAGATATCTTGCTAGTGAATGAGATGGAGGTCCGCGAATTGACGCTCGAACACAATCTGTTGAAGGCCTATCGGCGGGTCCTGAGTTTCGGGCCGAAGATCCTGGTCATCAAACGGGGCGAATACGGTTCTGTGCTCATGACCGAAGACTGTGTTTTTTCGGCTCCTGCCTACCCGCTCGAGGACATTCAGGATCCCACCGGCGCGGGGGATACTTTTGCGGGCGGATTTCTTGGGAAACTCGCCCAACTCGGCAGAATGGACCTTCCAGCCCTGAAACACGCGGTTCTCACCGGTACCGTCATGGCCAGTTTCACCGTGGAGCAATTTGGGACCGGCCGTCTGGAAACGGTCCAAAAAAAGGACCTGGACGACAGGTCAAAAGCTTTTTCCGACATGATTCGATTGGACGATCTATAA
- a CDS encoding polysaccharide pyruvyl transferase family protein has translation MKLLFAPDTSDHPNWGCRVMGAWFKTALLDNGFSTSWVAPSSWFMQQHPALPELVTMADLHRCAREVQAGRILPDIAEVLRQCDAVLLNGENFIRPGAHKGRMLLFLAYLAKQVFGKPCLLTNHSVDLDEPALAEIVKEVYPLLDEINFREDTSVEACASWMRPGSWKVIPDVAFAVPAAPLPEWSALGCRADHFSAWPDSAAGFDPRVPYVTVCASSIYALPQHQRLDVVPAFTRLCRRLNEEVGPVVLAAPCDVDAWIMRRVQAETKFPLLGLNLPVRQAIDVIGNAAVHVGGRWHPGIFAATGGTPLVTLSANTHKVHSLMKLLGLESPVFDALRLDAQIEAIVAEARSHVVSGPPLRRRLLERSRELGKQAGRNLDWIRAKAGRA, from the coding sequence ATGAAACTCTTGTTCGCGCCCGACACCTCCGATCATCCGAACTGGGGCTGCCGGGTGATGGGTGCGTGGTTCAAGACGGCCTTGCTCGACAACGGGTTCTCCACCTCCTGGGTGGCCCCCAGCAGCTGGTTCATGCAGCAGCATCCCGCGCTGCCGGAGCTAGTCACCATGGCGGATCTCCACCGCTGCGCGCGGGAAGTCCAGGCGGGCAGGATCCTCCCGGATATCGCCGAGGTCCTCCGGCAATGCGACGCGGTGCTGCTGAATGGGGAGAACTTCATCAGGCCGGGGGCCCACAAGGGCAGGATGCTGCTGTTCCTCGCCTATCTGGCCAAGCAGGTGTTCGGGAAGCCATGCCTCCTCACCAACCACTCCGTGGACTTGGATGAGCCCGCCCTGGCCGAGATCGTGAAGGAGGTCTATCCCCTGCTGGATGAGATCAACTTCCGGGAGGACACCTCGGTGGAAGCCTGTGCTTCCTGGATGCGCCCGGGATCCTGGAAGGTGATTCCGGATGTCGCCTTCGCGGTCCCCGCGGCGCCCCTTCCGGAATGGAGCGCCCTGGGCTGCCGCGCGGACCACTTTTCCGCATGGCCCGATAGCGCCGCGGGGTTCGATCCGCGGGTGCCCTATGTGACGGTTTGCGCCAGCTCAATCTATGCCTTGCCTCAGCACCAGCGACTGGATGTGGTTCCGGCCTTCACCCGGCTTTGCCGCCGGCTGAACGAGGAGGTCGGACCGGTGGTCCTGGCGGCGCCCTGTGACGTCGACGCATGGATCATGCGGCGGGTCCAGGCCGAGACCAAGTTCCCTCTGCTCGGACTAAACCTGCCGGTGCGCCAGGCCATCGATGTCATCGGAAACGCGGCAGTCCACGTGGGTGGGCGCTGGCACCCAGGCATCTTCGCCGCGACCGGCGGCACGCCCTTGGTGACCCTGAGCGCCAATACCCACAAGGTCCATAGCCTGATGAAGCTGCTGGGGCTGGAATCCCCCGTTTTCGACGCACTGCGGCTGGACGCGCAGATCGAAGCCATTGTGGCCGAGGCCCGTTCCCATGTGGTGTCGGGTCCACCCCTTCGCCGCCGCCTGCTGGAGCGCAGCCGGGAGCTGGGCAAGCAGGCGGGCCGGAACCTGGATTGGATCCGCGCAAAGGCCGGCAGGGCATGA
- a CDS encoding 2-C-methyl-D-erythritol 4-phosphate cytidylyltransferase produces the protein MKASAYSDLSILIPAAGRGDRLGRGPKAFLELDGRPLVGWLAAKAREVGSEVIIAVPPEHLERLASLCPGCRGIAGGATRQETIALLAQASTKPWLLLQDAARPFATAALMRAVVAAARETGAAGAFLRPDVPVARIEGGIVREHFRPDQVGVFQAPQAFERSLLLRVLAEAEAQGWSEQSTVQLVLRAGLLVRAVPGEKTNLKLTTEADWAMATSLKEWLA, from the coding sequence GTGAAAGCTTCTGCATACTCTGACCTGAGCATCCTGATCCCCGCGGCGGGTCGCGGCGATCGCCTGGGCCGGGGACCCAAGGCCTTCCTTGAATTGGACGGCAGGCCCCTGGTGGGCTGGCTGGCCGCCAAGGCCCGGGAGGTGGGCTCCGAGGTGATCATCGCCGTGCCGCCGGAGCATCTCGAGCGGCTCGCATCCCTTTGTCCCGGTTGCCGTGGCATCGCCGGGGGGGCCACGCGCCAGGAAACCATCGCGCTGCTGGCGCAGGCCTCCACCAAACCCTGGTTGCTGTTGCAGGATGCCGCCCGGCCCTTCGCCACCGCAGCCCTCATGCGGGCCGTGGTGGCCGCCGCGCGGGAAACGGGAGCCGCGGGGGCCTTCCTGCGGCCCGATGTCCCCGTCGCGCGGATCGAGGGCGGCATCGTCCGCGAGCATTTCCGGCCCGACCAGGTCGGCGTGTTCCAGGCGCCGCAGGCCTTCGAGCGCAGCCTGCTTTTGAGGGTCTTGGCGGAGGCCGAAGCGCAGGGCTGGTCGGAACAATCCACCGTGCAGCTCGTCCTCCGGGCGGGCCTCCTCGTGCGTGCGGTTCCAGGCGAGAAGACCAACCTCAAGCTGACCACCGAAGCAGATTGGGCAATGGCGACATCATTGAAGGAGTGGCTGGCATGA
- a CDS encoding YebC/PmpR family DNA-binding transcriptional regulator: MSGHSKWSTIKHKKGAADAKRGKVFTRILKEITVAARLGGGDVGSNPRLRLAVDTAKGANMPKDNWERAIKKGTGELEGVTYEEVQYEGYGPGGVAIIIEAVTDNKNRTTPEIRSCFTKFGSELGAMNSVAYLFSKQGQIAVDPEVSEDKVMEVALEAGADDVQDQGGAWVITTSPEAYQAVKDAVDAAKLPVLEAQIIKAAANEIHLEGPKLASFLKLLDALEDNDDTQNVWHNADYEEED, from the coding sequence ATGTCCGGCCACAGCAAATGGTCCACCATCAAGCACAAGAAGGGCGCCGCCGATGCCAAGCGCGGCAAGGTCTTCACCCGCATCCTCAAGGAGATCACCGTGGCTGCGCGGCTGGGCGGCGGAGATGTCGGAAGCAACCCGCGCCTGCGCCTGGCGGTGGATACCGCCAAGGGTGCCAACATGCCCAAGGACAACTGGGAGCGCGCCATCAAGAAGGGCACCGGCGAACTGGAAGGCGTGACCTACGAAGAAGTCCAATACGAAGGCTACGGCCCCGGCGGCGTGGCCATCATCATCGAGGCCGTCACCGACAACAAGAACCGCACCACGCCCGAGATCCGAAGCTGCTTCACCAAGTTCGGCAGCGAACTTGGCGCCATGAATTCCGTGGCCTACCTCTTCTCAAAGCAGGGCCAGATCGCGGTGGATCCCGAAGTCTCCGAGGACAAGGTCATGGAAGTGGCCCTGGAAGCCGGCGCCGACGATGTGCAGGACCAGGGCGGCGCCTGGGTCATCACCACATCTCCTGAGGCTTACCAGGCGGTCAAGGACGCCGTGGATGCAGCCAAGCTGCCTGTGCTCGAAGCCCAGATCATCAAGGCCGCCGCCAACGAAATCCATCTCGAAGGCCCCAAACTCGCAAGCTTCCTGAAACTGCTGGACGCCCTCGAAGACAACGACGACACCCAGAACGTCTGGCACAACGCCGACTACGAGGAAGAGGATTAG